A region from the Methylocystis iwaonis genome encodes:
- a CDS encoding S41 family peptidase, whose translation MIRKTALIATGIAIGAGSATLGQQARALIGAPAAAATTADTYKNLSLFGDVFDKVRADYVEKPDEQKLVENAINGMLTSLDPHSSYLDAKGFKDMRTQTEGKFGGLGIEVTQEDGLVKVVTPIDDTPASRAGIMSGDLIGAIDDENVQGMTLNQAVDKMRGQINTPVKLTVYRGKDKDKIEVKMTRAEIHIKSVRSRTQDNDIAYVRISQFNEETADGLRNAMAKAQQEIPADKFKGYIIDLRNNPGGLLDQSIQVVNAFIDKGEIVSTRGRNADETQRYNARPGDLSKGKPVVVLINGGSASASEIVAGALQDHKRATLIGTRSFGKGSVQTIIPLGGAAGALRLTTARYYTPSGRSIQAKGIDPDMQILQDVPDELKGKDDTKGEASLKGHLKNGEDEKSGSQAYVPPDEKKDKQLTAAIDLLHGKSRAQIIAEQTKEIAKDSTKAPTKAN comes from the coding sequence ATGATTCGCAAAACTGCTCTAATCGCTACCGGAATCGCCATCGGAGCCGGAAGCGCGACGCTCGGCCAACAGGCCCGCGCTCTGATCGGCGCGCCGGCCGCCGCCGCCACCACCGCCGATACATATAAAAACCTGAGCCTCTTCGGCGATGTGTTCGACAAGGTCCGCGCCGATTATGTCGAGAAGCCCGACGAGCAGAAGCTCGTCGAAAACGCCATCAACGGCATGCTCACCTCGCTCGATCCGCATTCGAGCTACCTCGACGCCAAAGGCTTCAAGGACATGCGGACGCAAACCGAGGGCAAGTTCGGCGGTCTGGGCATCGAAGTCACCCAGGAAGACGGCCTCGTGAAGGTTGTCACGCCGATCGACGACACGCCGGCCTCGCGCGCGGGCATCATGTCCGGCGACCTCATCGGCGCCATCGACGACGAGAACGTCCAGGGCATGACGCTCAATCAGGCTGTCGACAAAATGCGCGGCCAGATCAATACGCCGGTCAAGCTGACGGTCTACCGCGGCAAGGACAAGGACAAGATCGAGGTCAAGATGACCCGCGCCGAGATTCACATCAAATCGGTGCGCTCGCGGACCCAGGACAATGACATCGCCTATGTCCGCATCTCCCAGTTCAACGAGGAGACGGCGGACGGCCTGCGCAACGCCATGGCCAAGGCGCAGCAGGAAATCCCGGCCGACAAGTTCAAGGGCTATATCATCGACCTGCGCAACAATCCGGGCGGCCTGCTCGACCAGTCGATCCAGGTGGTCAACGCCTTCATCGACAAGGGCGAGATCGTCTCGACGCGCGGCCGCAACGCCGACGAGACCCAGCGCTACAACGCCCGTCCGGGCGACCTTTCCAAGGGCAAGCCGGTCGTGGTGCTGATCAACGGCGGCTCGGCCTCGGCCTCGGAGATCGTCGCTGGCGCGCTGCAGGACCACAAGCGCGCGACGCTCATCGGCACGCGCTCCTTCGGCAAGGGCTCGGTGCAGACCATCATCCCGCTCGGCGGCGCGGCCGGCGCGTTGCGCCTCACCACGGCGCGCTACTACACGCCGTCGGGCCGCTCGATCCAGGCCAAGGGCATCGATCCCGACATGCAGATCCTGCAGGACGTGCCAGACGAGCTGAAGGGCAAGGACGACACCAAGGGCGAAGCCTCGCTCAAGGGCCATCTCAAGAACGGCGAGGACGAGAAGTCGGGCTCGCAGGCCTATGTCCCGCCGGACGAGAAGAAGGACAAGCAACTGACCGCGGCCATCGACCTGCTGCACGGCAAGTCCCGGGCGCAGATCATCGCCGAGCAGACCAAGGAAATCGCCAAGGACTCGACAAAAGCTCCGACCAAGGCCAATTAA
- a CDS encoding heme ABC transporter permease, with the protein MPNILDYANPTRFLNFARIVLPWLSGLTLILLAVGLYGAFTAPPDYQQGETVRIMYIHVPSAWLAIFAYIVMTSASLGVLVWKHPLADAAQKTAASLGAAFTFVCLVTGSLWGKPMWGTYWVWDARLTSMLVLFLLYLGLIAVRQTMDDTPRGARIASIMTLVGAIDIPIIKYSVDWWNTLHQPASVFRIGGPTISGSMLWPLLVMALGGTLLFLTLHFMAIRNEILRRRLARLSMQALQEAARDEGEAPTLEAAQ; encoded by the coding sequence ATGCCGAATATCCTCGACTACGCCAATCCGACGCGCTTCCTCAATTTCGCGCGCATCGTCCTGCCCTGGCTCTCCGGCCTCACGCTCATTCTGCTCGCCGTCGGGCTCTACGGCGCCTTCACCGCGCCGCCCGACTATCAGCAGGGCGAGACGGTGCGGATCATGTATATCCATGTGCCGTCGGCCTGGCTGGCGATCTTCGCCTATATTGTGATGACCTCGGCCTCGCTCGGCGTTCTGGTCTGGAAGCATCCGCTCGCCGACGCCGCGCAGAAGACCGCCGCCTCGCTCGGCGCCGCCTTCACTTTCGTCTGCCTCGTCACCGGCTCGCTGTGGGGCAAGCCGATGTGGGGGACCTATTGGGTGTGGGACGCAAGGCTCACCTCGATGCTGGTGCTGTTCCTGCTCTATCTCGGCCTCATCGCCGTGCGCCAGACGATGGACGACACCCCGCGCGGCGCGCGCATCGCCTCCATCATGACGCTCGTCGGCGCCATCGACATTCCGATCATCAAATATTCGGTCGACTGGTGGAACACGCTGCATCAGCCGGCTTCCGTCTTCCGCATCGGCGGGCCGACCATCTCGGGCTCCATGCTGTGGCCGCTGCTCGTCATGGCGCTCGGCGGGACGCTTTTGTTCCTGACCCTGCATTTCATGGCGATCCGCAACGAAATCCTGCGCCGCCGCCTCGCGCGCCTCTCGATGCAGGCGCTGCAGGAGGCGGCCCGGGACGAAGGCGAGGCGCCCACGCTCGAGGCCGCGCAATGA
- the ccmD gene encoding heme exporter protein CcmD, which produces MSEHQTFVAIAYAIAFLTIGGAAARIILDYRRLKGELARFGAKGQRDVGQRDEGGAA; this is translated from the coding sequence ATGAGCGAACATCAAACTTTCGTGGCGATCGCCTATGCGATCGCCTTTCTGACGATCGGCGGCGCCGCCGCGCGCATCATTCTCGACTACCGGCGCCTGAAGGGCGAGCTTGCCCGCTTCGGCGCCAAGGGGCAAAGGGATGTGGGCCAGCGGGATGAAGGAGGCGCGGCGTGA
- a CDS encoding DsbE family thiol:disulfide interchange protein, whose amino-acid sequence MSEPVIAQRSPLRFLPLILFALLAGLFLIRLFAGDASRIPSALIGKPAPTFNLPALDGLKDTPGLSTEDLRKGHVSVVNIFASWCAPCRQEHPVLMAMARDAALKEKGVEIYGLSYKDEPANALGFLQAGGNPFQRVGVDPAGRTAIDFGVYGVPETFVIKGDGTIAYKFVGPLSPSAVATTLLPEIEKAMGK is encoded by the coding sequence GTGAGCGAACCCGTCATCGCCCAGCGTTCGCCGCTGCGTTTTCTGCCGCTCATTCTTTTCGCCCTGCTCGCGGGGCTGTTCCTCATCCGGCTCTTTGCCGGCGACGCGTCGCGCATCCCTTCGGCGCTGATCGGCAAGCCCGCGCCGACCTTCAACCTTCCTGCTCTCGATGGCCTCAAGGACACGCCCGGCCTGTCGACCGAAGACCTGCGCAAGGGCCATGTCAGCGTCGTCAATATTTTTGCGAGCTGGTGCGCCCCCTGCCGGCAGGAACATCCCGTGCTGATGGCCATGGCGCGCGACGCGGCGCTGAAGGAAAAAGGCGTCGAAATCTATGGCCTGTCCTATAAGGACGAGCCCGCCAATGCGCTGGGCTTCCTGCAGGCGGGCGGCAATCCGTTCCAGCGCGTCGGCGTCGATCCGGCGGGTCGCACGGCGATCGACTTCGGCGTCTATGGCGTGCCGGAAACCTTCGTGATCAAGGGCGACGGAACCATCGCCTATAAATTCGTCGGGCCGTTGTCGCCCTCGGCCGTGGCGACGACGCTCCTGCCGGAGATCGAAAAGGCGATGGGCAAGTAA
- a CDS encoding PilZ domain-containing protein: MAATFSDKSRQQTGALSDRRAAPRHKSYTDVWADPGGMEPAIPCRIVDISTTGAKIDGLGATLPDNFILHAGQAKHVARVVWRRQTLVGVEFQKGSKPPRDGARLPERR, from the coding sequence ATGGCCGCCACCTTCTCGGACAAATCCCGGCAGCAGACCGGCGCCTTAAGCGACAGGCGCGCGGCCCCGAGGCACAAGTCTTACACCGATGTCTGGGCCGATCCGGGTGGAATGGAGCCGGCGATACCGTGCCGGATCGTCGATATTTCGACGACGGGCGCGAAGATCGACGGCTTGGGCGCGACCTTGCCCGACAATTTCATCCTCCATGCCGGCCAAGCGAAACATGTCGCCCGGGTGGTCTGGCGCCGGCAGACGCTGGTCGGGGTGGAGTTCCAGAAGGGATCGAAGCCGCCGCGGGACGGCGCCCGGCTCCCGGAGCGGCGCTAG
- a CDS encoding sulfite exporter TauE/SafE family protein: protein MAYLLLFAVAIWAGAQNALAGGGSFLILPTLMFTGMDALAANITSCVALFPAQVATGWTGRSHARGVGALTLAWLFVICIIGGAIGAVILLETPRGLFARLVPWLVLFATGLFAWGSFFRKPGEAEGHLSPAGAGFIQFLIATYGGYFGGGAGFLMVAALTMAGQAVRIASATKNVLAGVMNASAVVIFLFSPDLHWEQALVTAAGATIGGVGGAHLIHRIDEKILRIFIVVIGSLLTVGLFLKAP, encoded by the coding sequence ATGGCCTACCTTCTGCTTTTCGCCGTCGCGATCTGGGCGGGCGCGCAAAATGCGCTCGCGGGCGGCGGCTCCTTCCTCATTCTGCCGACGCTGATGTTCACCGGCATGGACGCGCTCGCGGCGAACATCACCTCCTGCGTCGCGCTTTTTCCGGCGCAGGTCGCGACCGGCTGGACGGGGCGCAGCCACGCCAGAGGCGTTGGCGCGCTCACCTTGGCCTGGCTCTTCGTCATCTGCATTATCGGCGGCGCCATCGGCGCGGTGATCTTGCTGGAGACCCCGCGCGGCCTTTTCGCCCGGCTCGTGCCCTGGCTGGTGCTCTTCGCCACGGGGCTGTTCGCCTGGGGCAGCTTCTTTCGCAAGCCGGGAGAGGCGGAGGGCCATCTTTCTCCCGCCGGCGCCGGCTTCATTCAATTTCTCATCGCCACCTACGGCGGCTATTTCGGCGGCGGCGCCGGATTCCTGATGGTTGCGGCGCTCACCATGGCCGGTCAGGCGGTGCGCATCGCCAGCGCCACCAAAAATGTGCTCGCCGGCGTGATGAACGCATCGGCTGTCGTCATCTTCCTGTTTTCGCCAGACCTTCACTGGGAGCAGGCGCTCGTCACGGCGGCCGGCGCGACGATCGGCGGCGTCGGCGGCGCCCATCTCATTCACCGGATAGACGAGAAAATCCTGCGGATTTTTATCGTCGTCATCGGGTCGCTGCTGACAGTGGGGCTCTTTCTGAAAGCGCCGTAA
- a CDS encoding TetR/AcrR family transcriptional regulator — translation MSETRTEAGTQRRQKLRERLLDVARQSVAARGLGGLKARDLASEAGCALGAIYTAFDDLDELILRVNLSTLERLGDSLDAALSQADPSAALLALARAYLDFARREEPSWRALFEHRLSGGARVPDWYSDERNQLFGRLETPLAALLPGWDEKSRARLARTLFSAVHGVVALGLEEKLEETPPEALDAQLETLVRLIAAGLAQEAAPKS, via the coding sequence GTGAGCGAGACCAGAACCGAAGCCGGAACGCAGCGACGCCAGAAGCTCAGGGAGCGCCTTCTCGATGTCGCCCGGCAGTCCGTCGCGGCGCGCGGCCTCGGCGGGCTGAAGGCGCGCGACCTCGCGTCCGAGGCCGGTTGCGCGCTCGGCGCGATCTACACGGCCTTCGACGATCTCGACGAGCTCATCCTGCGCGTCAATCTCTCGACGCTGGAGCGGCTGGGCGATTCCCTCGATGCCGCCTTGAGCCAGGCGGACCCGTCGGCGGCGCTGCTCGCGCTCGCCCGCGCCTATCTGGATTTCGCCCGCCGAGAAGAGCCGAGCTGGCGCGCGCTTTTCGAACATCGCCTTTCGGGCGGCGCGCGGGTGCCCGATTGGTATTCGGACGAGCGCAACCAATTGTTCGGGCGCCTCGAGACGCCGTTGGCCGCTCTCTTGCCTGGCTGGGACGAAAAATCGCGCGCGCGTCTCGCCCGCACGCTCTTCTCGGCGGTCCATGGCGTCGTGGCGCTCGGTCTCGAAGAGAAGCTCGAGGAAACGCCTCCCGAGGCGCTCGACGCGCAATTGGAGACCCTCGTGCGCCTCATCGCCGCTGGTCTGGCGCAAGAGGCGGCTCCAAAATCCTGA
- a CDS encoding PspA/IM30 family protein → MLKTVVTLFRGKAYEAEERLADRHALAILDQQMRDAALAVERAKKTLALASAQDKAEERKLDATRAQIAEIETRAVAALKAGREDLARKAAENIADLESDATAAEKARALFSVEIKSLERHLRDQSARLAELERGRRIARAAEAVRVARRGRLEEAPCGQSTLSEAEATLARLRERQAEACAAEAALDDLDARDKAQDLNAVLADAGFGPPVKPRAADVLARLKEKAGAA, encoded by the coding sequence ATGCTAAAGACTGTCGTCACATTGTTCCGGGGCAAGGCGTACGAAGCCGAGGAACGGCTCGCAGACCGCCATGCGCTCGCCATCCTCGATCAACAAATGCGCGACGCCGCCCTGGCGGTGGAACGCGCCAAAAAGACGCTCGCCCTGGCGAGCGCGCAGGACAAGGCGGAGGAGCGAAAGCTCGACGCCACGCGAGCGCAGATCGCCGAGATCGAAACCCGCGCCGTCGCGGCCTTGAAAGCCGGGCGCGAGGACCTTGCCCGGAAAGCCGCTGAAAATATCGCAGACCTCGAAAGCGACGCCACGGCGGCCGAGAAAGCGCGCGCGCTGTTCTCAGTCGAGATCAAGAGCCTCGAACGTCATCTGCGCGACCAATCCGCCCGCCTCGCCGAATTGGAGCGCGGCAGGCGGATCGCCCGCGCGGCCGAGGCCGTCCGCGTCGCGCGCCGCGGGAGGCTCGAAGAGGCGCCTTGCGGCCAATCGACCCTTTCGGAGGCGGAAGCCACATTGGCGCGCCTGCGGGAGCGGCAGGCGGAAGCCTGCGCCGCAGAAGCCGCTCTCGACGATCTGGACGCTCGCGACAAAGCCCAGGACCTCAACGCGGTCCTCGCCGACGCCGGCTTCGGCCCGCCGGTGAAGCCGCGCGCGGCGGATGTTCTCGCAAGGCTGAAAGAAAAGGCGGGCGCGGCGTGA
- a CDS encoding YiaA/YiaB family inner membrane protein, whose protein sequence is MKMSAQPIKHSAAFVGFSYVSFGIAALMVGGGVFAMPIDHWMKGFLIMGVVMLVQSCIILTKTIRDNVEAEKLLNRIEDAKTERLLMDVSKGVSA, encoded by the coding sequence ATGAAAATGTCCGCTCAACCAATCAAACATTCCGCCGCATTCGTCGGCTTCTCCTATGTTTCCTTCGGCATTGCCGCGCTGATGGTGGGCGGCGGCGTTTTCGCCATGCCGATCGACCATTGGATGAAGGGCTTCCTCATCATGGGCGTGGTGATGCTGGTGCAATCCTGCATCATCCTCACCAAGACGATCCGCGATAATGTCGAGGCGGAGAAGCTGCTCAACCGCATCGAAGACGCCAAGACCGAGCGCCTTCTGATGGACGTCTCCAAAGGCGTCTCCGCGTAG
- a CDS encoding acyl-[ACP]--phospholipid O-acyltransferase, producing MSQSLLATRRFAPLFWRQFFAAFNDNFLKNALVLMILAQIGGEKGASLVTLAGAIFIAPFFLLSGIAGEMADKFDKATIARRLSLAEIGVAGLSAAGFYFSDVTTLFVALALFGVTGALFGPVKYGILPDHLTREELPAGNALVESATFLAILAGTIAGGLAMQAHDEVYGALAFVGGVMAVALASYAAAWFIPSTQSAAADLKIDANIFRSTFKLMKALRAAPSLRRLTTVTSLFWLYGSIAMSLMPPLVTHSLHGAESVVTLHLTIFAVAIGAGSGLAAFLLKGRIVLLPAAIGAALVAIASFDLGAAEISRVATESPTLAIADYFNQPGALRASLDLALLALAGGLMIVPSFAAIQAQSPADQRARTVAAVNVHNAAYMAAGGAGVAFLQAQGVTLAQLFLGMGAVALLSAIWIRYAVVKNPILDLLSIIFRSFYRLEVKGLDNLERAGANAIIALNHVSFLDAAAILSVLPKDPVFAIDHGISQRWWVKPFLKFTRAIPLDPTKPLGTRTLINAVKAGESLVIFPEGRLTVTGSLMKVYDGAGLIAEKSGAMIVPVKIDGPEATIFSRLTRDQARRRFFPKFTLTMQEPVRLTVDEELKGKARRMAAGAALYQIMSDMIFRTTKQDETIFEAVVRAGDKHGFSRVALEDPLTGALTYKRILIGARVLGEKIAKIDTAGDCVGIMLPNANAAGVTFLAVTSAGRVPAMINFTAGAANILSGCEAAGVKTILTSRAFIEKARLDKLAAALEEKVALVYLEDMRAGVSSFDKLTALLRFKKPVVARKAGDMAAVLFTSGSEGAPKGVALSHANMLANAAQAAARIDFGRQDKVFNVLPVFHCFGLTIGFMLPLISGVPVYFYPSPLHYRIVPELIYGTNATIFFGTDTFLAGYARSAHAYDFRSIRYVVAGAEPVKQSTRDIWCENFGIRILEGYGVTETAPVLALNTPMFNKFGTVGRIMPGVDVKLEPVPGVEEGGRLLVRGPNVMMGYLMADKPGVLQAPEGGWHDTGDIVTIDAQGFVTIKGRAKRFAKIGGEMVSLAAIEQLAGELWPKALSAAATEIDPRKGERIVLVTQQKDATRADFAAYAKSKEASDLSIPAEVMLVEHVPLLGSGKLDFAAVTKMVRDRNRYLGGGPRLPNGVLGRIDGNVAVVG from the coding sequence ATGTCGCAATCGCTTCTGGCCACCCGCCGCTTCGCGCCGCTCTTCTGGCGCCAGTTCTTCGCCGCCTTCAATGATAACTTCCTCAAAAACGCGCTGGTTCTGATGATCCTCGCGCAGATCGGCGGCGAAAAGGGCGCGTCTCTCGTCACCCTCGCCGGCGCCATTTTCATCGCGCCCTTCTTCCTGCTTTCGGGGATCGCGGGCGAGATGGCGGATAAATTCGACAAGGCGACCATTGCGCGCCGCCTGAGCCTCGCCGAAATTGGCGTCGCCGGCCTCTCGGCCGCGGGTTTCTATTTCTCGGACGTGACGACGCTCTTTGTGGCGCTTGCGCTCTTCGGCGTCACCGGCGCGCTGTTCGGCCCGGTCAAATACGGCATTCTGCCGGATCATCTGACCCGCGAAGAGCTGCCGGCCGGCAACGCTCTCGTCGAGAGCGCGACCTTCCTCGCCATTCTCGCCGGCACCATCGCGGGCGGCCTCGCCATGCAGGCGCATGACGAAGTCTATGGCGCGCTCGCCTTTGTCGGCGGCGTCATGGCGGTGGCGCTCGCGAGCTACGCCGCCGCCTGGTTCATCCCCTCGACGCAAAGCGCGGCGGCGGATCTCAAGATCGACGCCAATATCTTCCGCTCGACCTTCAAGCTGATGAAGGCGCTGCGCGCCGCGCCGTCGCTGCGCCGCCTCACGACGGTGACGAGCCTCTTCTGGCTCTATGGCTCCATCGCCATGTCGTTGATGCCGCCGCTCGTCACGCATTCGCTGCATGGCGCCGAAAGCGTCGTCACGCTGCATCTGACGATTTTCGCCGTCGCCATCGGCGCGGGCTCGGGGCTTGCCGCCTTTCTGCTCAAGGGCCGCATCGTTCTGCTGCCGGCGGCAATCGGCGCCGCCCTCGTCGCCATCGCGTCCTTCGATCTTGGCGCCGCCGAGATTTCGCGCGTCGCGACGGAAAGTCCCACGCTCGCAATCGCCGATTATTTCAACCAGCCCGGCGCGCTGCGCGCGTCGCTCGACCTCGCGCTGCTGGCGCTTGCGGGCGGCCTGATGATCGTGCCCTCCTTCGCCGCCATTCAGGCGCAAAGCCCGGCCGATCAGCGCGCCCGCACCGTTGCGGCGGTCAATGTCCATAACGCCGCCTATATGGCCGCGGGCGGCGCCGGCGTCGCCTTTCTGCAGGCGCAGGGCGTGACCCTGGCGCAGCTTTTCCTCGGCATGGGCGCCGTCGCGCTGCTGTCGGCGATCTGGATTCGCTACGCCGTGGTGAAGAACCCGATCCTCGACTTGTTGTCGATTATTTTTCGGTCCTTCTACCGGCTCGAAGTGAAGGGGCTCGACAATCTGGAGAGAGCGGGGGCCAATGCGATCATCGCCCTCAACCATGTCAGCTTCCTCGACGCGGCGGCGATCCTCTCCGTGCTGCCGAAAGACCCGGTCTTCGCCATCGACCATGGCATCTCGCAGCGTTGGTGGGTGAAGCCCTTTCTCAAATTCACCCGCGCCATTCCGCTCGACCCGACCAAGCCGCTCGGCACGCGCACGCTGATCAACGCCGTGAAGGCCGGCGAGTCTCTGGTGATTTTTCCGGAAGGGCGCCTCACCGTCACCGGCAGCCTGATGAAGGTCTATGACGGCGCCGGTCTGATCGCGGAGAAATCCGGGGCCATGATCGTGCCGGTGAAGATCGACGGGCCGGAAGCGACCATCTTCTCGCGCCTGACGCGCGATCAGGCGCGCCGCCGCTTTTTCCCGAAATTCACCCTCACCATGCAGGAGCCGGTGCGCCTCACGGTTGATGAGGAATTGAAGGGCAAGGCGCGGCGCATGGCGGCGGGCGCGGCGCTCTATCAGATCATGTCGGACATGATCTTCCGCACGACCAAGCAGGACGAGACGATTTTCGAGGCCGTCGTGCGGGCGGGCGACAAGCATGGTTTTTCGCGCGTCGCGCTGGAAGACCCGCTGACGGGCGCGCTCACCTACAAAAGGATCCTCATCGGCGCCCGCGTGCTGGGCGAAAAAATCGCGAAGATCGATACGGCGGGCGATTGCGTCGGGATCATGCTGCCGAACGCCAACGCCGCGGGCGTGACTTTCCTCGCCGTGACGTCTGCGGGGCGCGTTCCCGCCATGATCAACTTCACCGCCGGCGCCGCGAATATTCTCTCCGGCTGCGAAGCGGCGGGCGTCAAGACCATCCTCACCTCGCGCGCCTTCATCGAGAAGGCCAGGCTCGACAAGCTCGCCGCCGCATTGGAAGAGAAAGTCGCGCTCGTCTATCTCGAAGACATGCGCGCCGGCGTCTCGTCATTCGACAAGCTGACCGCCCTGCTGCGCTTCAAAAAGCCGGTCGTCGCGCGCAAGGCGGGCGATATGGCGGCTGTGCTGTTCACCTCCGGCTCGGAGGGCGCGCCCAAGGGCGTCGCGCTGTCGCACGCCAATATGCTCGCCAATGCCGCCCAGGCGGCGGCGCGCATCGACTTCGGCCGCCAGGACAAGGTGTTCAACGTGCTGCCGGTGTTCCACTGCTTCGGGCTGACGATCGGCTTCATGCTGCCGCTCATCTCCGGCGTGCCGGTCTATTTCTACCCTTCCCCGCTGCACTACCGGATTGTGCCGGAGCTGATCTATGGCACCAACGCCACGATCTTCTTCGGGACGGACACCTTCCTTGCCGGCTATGCGCGTAGCGCCCACGCCTATGACTTCCGCTCGATCCGCTATGTCGTCGCCGGCGCCGAGCCGGTGAAGCAATCGACCCGCGATATATGGTGCGAGAACTTCGGCATTCGCATTCTCGAGGGCTACGGCGTCACCGAGACGGCGCCTGTGCTCGCGCTCAACACGCCGATGTTCAACAAATTCGGGACCGTGGGCCGCATCATGCCCGGCGTCGACGTCAAGCTCGAACCCGTGCCCGGCGTCGAGGAAGGCGGCCGCCTGCTCGTGCGCGGCCCCAATGTGATGATGGGCTATCTCATGGCGGACAAGCCGGGCGTGCTGCAGGCGCCGGAGGGCGGCTGGCACGACACCGGCGACATTGTGACGATCGACGCGCAGGGTTTCGTGACGATCAAGGGCCGCGCCAAGCGCTTCGCCAAGATCGGCGGCGAAATGGTGTCGCTCGCCGCCATCGAGCAGCTCGCCGGCGAGCTTTGGCCCAAGGCGCTCTCCGCGGCGGCGACCGAGATCGACCCGCGCAAGGGCGAGCGCATCGTGCTCGTCACCCAGCAGAAGGACGCCACCCGCGCCGATTTCGCGGCCTACGCCAAATCGAAGGAGGCGTCGGATTTGTCGATCCCGGCGGAAGTCATGCTCGTCGAGCATGTGCCGCTGCTGGGCTCGGGCAAGCTCGACTTCGCGGCGGTGACCAAAATGGTGCGCGACCGCAACCGCTACCTCGGCGGCGGACCGCGCCTGCCCAATGGAGTGCTCGGGCGGATCGATGGGAATGTCGCGGTTGTGGGGTGA
- a CDS encoding IS4 family transposase codes for MPVHSTVFAQLLKPVDRRAFKQIVERHGGDAYDKSFKSWDHLVALIYAQLAGVSSLRALVPAFNADARAHYHLGTRRLARTTLSDANARRPVAVFADLFAMLSGALDRHTRREGADMIRLIDSTPIPLSKFLDYARSNGRTHGLKMHVVHDPRANRPLRAEVTPANVNDIEIGKKTDIEPGAAYVFDKGYCDYRWWTEIAAQGAFFVTRPKANARFRAIAARPLDPESARGDGFAVIADEEVALASKGDSKLPMPLRRITVERDEAKGRIVLIVNDMRRPAAEIAALYKGRWAIELLFRWIKQHLNIKSFIGEAENAVRLQLFAAMIAFTLLRIAACVHKIDMAALRFAELVGRFLFDRRPIALIDKPPIRPKPGRDFSSLQLQLAAL; via the coding sequence ATGCCCGTGCACTCTACTGTATTCGCCCAACTGCTCAAGCCGGTCGATCGGCGCGCCTTCAAGCAGATCGTCGAGCGGCATGGCGGCGACGCCTACGACAAATCCTTCAAGAGCTGGGATCACCTCGTCGCGCTCATCTACGCCCAGCTTGCCGGGGTCTCCAGCCTGCGCGCCCTCGTTCCCGCCTTCAACGCCGACGCGCGCGCGCATTATCACCTCGGGACGCGGCGGCTCGCGCGCACGACCCTTTCCGACGCCAACGCCCGCCGGCCCGTCGCCGTCTTCGCCGATCTCTTCGCCATGCTCTCCGGCGCGCTCGACCGTCATACGCGCCGGGAGGGCGCGGACATGATCCGCCTCATCGATTCGACGCCCATCCCTTTGAGCAAATTCCTCGATTACGCCCGCTCCAACGGCCGCACTCACGGCCTCAAAATGCACGTGGTCCATGACCCGCGCGCCAATCGGCCCCTTCGCGCGGAAGTCACGCCCGCCAATGTGAACGACATAGAGATCGGCAAGAAAACCGATATCGAGCCGGGCGCCGCTTATGTCTTCGACAAAGGCTATTGCGACTATCGCTGGTGGACCGAGATCGCCGCGCAAGGCGCTTTCTTCGTCACCCGGCCGAAGGCGAACGCCCGCTTCCGGGCGATCGCCGCCCGCCCGCTCGACCCCGAAAGCGCGCGGGGCGACGGCTTCGCCGTGATCGCCGACGAGGAGGTGGCGCTGGCCAGCAAAGGCGATTCCAAGCTGCCCATGCCGCTGCGGCGCATCACCGTGGAAAGAGACGAGGCCAAAGGCCGCATCGTCCTCATCGTCAACGACATGCGCCGCCCGGCCGCGGAAATCGCCGCGCTCTACAAGGGCCGCTGGGCAATCGAGCTGCTGTTCCGTTGGATCAAGCAGCATCTCAACATCAAGAGCTTCATCGGCGAGGCCGAAAACGCCGTGCGCCTGCAGCTCTTCGCCGCGATGATCGCCTTCACCCTGCTGCGCATCGCCGCCTGCGTCCACAAGATCGACATGGCGGCACTGCGTTTCGCCGAGCTCGTCGGCCGCTTCCTCTTCGACCGCCGGCCGATCGCGCTTATCGACAAGCCGCCAATCAGGCCCAAGCCCGGCCGAGACTTCTCTAGTCTGCAGCTCCAGCTCGCGGCCCTATGA